The following proteins come from a genomic window of Pichia kudriavzevii chromosome 1, complete sequence:
- a CDS encoding uncharacterized protein (PKUD0A03050; similar to Saccharomyces cerevisiae YGL207W (SPT16); ancestral locus Anc_3.516): MSDISIDPTLFRRRLHLIQKNIFSNESFQKVNGVLIAVGSSDEANTYQKSTVLHTWLLGYEFPATLMYITNKKIYFVTSISKAKYLQPLINSTNNQNLIIFSRNKDPEHNKAQFEKFIAEIDASIVNPDNKSIGVVTKDNYQGKFMNEWSPLWDEAKSKYDLKDIALGISETLELKDEEEQKYLRTAARASVNMMNFFTDEMSKIVDEDANVSNSKLADKLEGKIDDVKFFKNMENNKLMKKLGKDFDQNNLDWCYRPIVQSNGKYELKFSVEPTNDKLSGPVIMASLGLRYHNYCSNVSRSFLIQPSKEMEKNYEFLVSLQEHLFQYLKDGSRFNEIYNEAIKYIDHHNSSLKSNFVKNIGTLIGIDFRDSAAVINSKNERVLKENSVVNLVLGFSNLNDEEKGSYGLLLSDTIRITGSEPILLTESPKIKKEIAFYFDDDEEVDSNIKKEDGIGNGKPVQQKKEKNVKSESPAVKTENYGNTRVLKAKRRAEQNNSEEGQSQIQKEIQAELHAKRQKEGLERFNPEDAKDGSESRAVFKRYESYVRESQIPNNVKDLKIHIDSKNQTIILPILGRPVPFHINSYKNGSKTEEGDYTHLRLNFNSPGLMISKKEELPYELGDDKQFIRSLTFRSKDGARMTEVLKRISEMKKAAVKRESEKRERADVVSQAQLIEVNRPKRLDNVFVRPTPDTKRTPGFVTIHQNGIRYQSLTRDQRVDVLFSNIKHLFFQSCKGELLVIIHAHLRTPIMIGKKKTYDVQFYREATDMSIDETGNRKRKYRYGDEDELEQEQEERRRRAMLDKEFKAFAESIAEISNGLVDLDIPFRELGFQGVPGRSAVVCLPTRDCLVQLVDTPFMVITLEEVEVAHLERVQFGLKNFDLVFVFKDFSRPVVHVSTIPMESLEDVKAWLTDVDIPFSEGPVNLNWPTIMKTINADPYGFFQDGGWSFLGGGEDSDEEMEEESAESDFNPSDADPEDEEDYSEEDYSEDDDDGDASVSEEEDDEDIAESDVSDEVFSD; this comes from the coding sequence ATGTCGGATATCAGCATCGACCCTACTCTTTTCAGGAGAAGACTCCATCTGATACAGAAGAATATATTTTCAAACGAGTCGTTCCAGAAAGTAAATGGTGTTTTGATTGCAGTTGGTTCCTCTGATGAGGCAAATACTTatcaaaaatcaacagTTTTACACACTTGGCTATTGGGCTACGAATTTCCTGCAACTTTGATGTACATAACTAATAAGAAGATATACTTTGTCACCTCAATTTCAAAGGCAAAGTATTTACAACCTTTAATTAACTCAACCAATAATCAGAATCTTATAATATTTTCCAGGAACAAAGATCCTGAGCATAATAAAGCACAATTTGAGAAGTTTATTGCAGAGATAGATGCGTCTATTGTTAATCCAGACAATAAGTCGATAGGAGTTGTAACGAAGGACAACTACCAAGGAAAGTTTATGAATGAATGGAGCCCTTTATGGGATGAGGCAAAATCAAAGTATGACTTGAAAGATATTGCATTAGGAATTTCTGAGACTTTAGAACTtaaggatgaagaagaacaaaaatatttaaGAACCGCTGCAAGGGCATCTGTCAAtatgatgaattttttcactgATGAAATGTCTAAAATTGTcgatgaagatgcaaaTGTTTCTAATTCAAAATTGGCCGATAAACTAGAAGGCAAAATCGATGACgttaaatttttcaaaaatatggaaaataacaagttgatgaaaaaactCGGAAAAGATTTTGATCAGAATAATTTGGATTGGTGTTATAGACCAATTGTACAATCCAATGGTAAATATGAGTTGAAATTTTCTGTGGAACCAACCAATGATAAATTGTCAGGTCCGGTTATTATGGCTTCTTTAGGGCTAAGATATCATAATTATTGTTCGAATGTTTCAAGATCCTTCCTTATTCAaccttcaaaagaaatggaaaaaaattatgaatttttagtttctcTCCAGGAACActtatttcaatatttaaaGGATGGTTCGAGGTTTAATGAAATTTATAACGAGGCAATTAAATATATTGATCATCATAATTCTTCTCTCAAATCAAATTTTGTTAAAAATATTGGTACTTTAattggtattgattttaGGGATTCAGCAGCAGTTATAAACTCTAAGAATGAGAGAGTTTTAAAGGAGAACTCGGTTGTTAACTTAGTTTTAGGATTTAGTAATTTAAATGATGAGGAGAAAGGATCATATGGTTTGTTATTATCCGATACAATTAGAATCACGGGTTCTGAACCCATTCTATTAACCGAATCTCCtaaaatcaagaaagaaattgcattttattttgatgatgatgaagaagtagATTCTAATataaaaaaggaagatggTATTGGGAATGGTAAGCCTGTCCAACagaaaaaggagaagaacGTAAAGTCTGAATCTCCTGCCGTCAAAACCGAAAATTATGGAAATACTCGTGTGTTGAAGGCTAAGCGTAGAGCAGAACAAAATAATTCCGAAGAAGGTCaatctcaaattcaaaaggaaatacAAGCTGAACTACATGCGAAACGTCAAAAGGAAGGGTTGGAACGATTCAACCCAGAAGACGCAAAAGATGGGAGCGAGTCACGTGCAGTTTTCAAGAGATACGAATCCTATGTCCGGGAATCTCAAATTCCAAATAACGTGAAGGACTTGAAGATTCATATAGATTCAAAGAACCAAACTATCATTTTACCGATATTAGGTCGTCCAGTTCCATTTCATATAAACTCTTATAAAAATGGTTCCAAGACCGAAGAAGGTGATTACACTCATTTACGTTTAAATTTTAATTCACCTGGTTTGATGATTAGTAAAAAGGAGGAATTACCTTACGAACTAGGAGACGATAAACAATTCATTCGTAGCTTAACATTTCGTTCCAAAGATGGGGCTCGTATGActgaagttttgaagaGAATCTCTGAGATGAAAAAGGCTGCGGTTAAACGTGAATCTGAGAAACGTGAAAGAGCTGATGTTGTATCTCAAGCACAATTGATAGAGGTTAATAGGCCGAAAAGATTGGACAATGTTTTCGTTCGTCCGACACCAGATACCAAGCGTACCCCAGGCTTTGTTacaattcatcaaaatgGTATCCGTTATCAATCATTGACTAGGGACCAGAGAGTTGACGTGCTATTCAGTAATATCAaacatttatttttccaatcATGTAAGGGTGAACTACTTGTCATTATTCATGCTCATCTACGTACTCCAATCATGATaggtaaaaagaaaacatatGATGTCCAGTTTTACAGAGAAGCAACTGATAtgtcaattgatgaaaccGGTAACAGGAAGCGTAAGTACCGTTatggtgatgaagatgaattagagcaagaacaagaagaaaggcGTCGTCGTGCAATGTTGGACAAGGAGTTCAAGGCGTTTGCAGAATCAATTGCCGAAATATCTAATGGCTTGGTTGACTTGGATATTCCTTTCAGAGAGTTGGGATTCCAGGGTGTTCCTGGTAGATCAGCAGTTGTTTGCTTGCCTACACGTGACTGTCTAGTTCAGCTTGTTGATACTCCATTTATGGTCATCACTTTAGAAGAGGTGGAAGTTGCTCACCTTGAGCGTGTTCAATTCggtttgaaaaactttGATTTGGTATTTGTATTTAAAGATTTTTCTCGTCCTGTCGTTCACGTTAGTACTATTCCTATGGAGAGCTTGGAAGATGTGAAGGCATGGCTTACTGACGTTGATATTCCATTCAGCGAAGGTCCTGTCAATTTGAATTGGCCAACAATTATGAAAACAATCAATGCTGATCCCTATGGATTTTTCCAAGATGGTGGTTGGTCCTTCCTTGGCGGAGGCGAAGATAGTGATGAggaaatggaagaagaatcaGCTGAGTCTGACTTTAACCCTAGTGACGCAGATcctgaagatgaagaagattataGCGAAGAGGATTACAGCGAggatgacgatgatggCGATGCGAGTGTCAGcgaagaggaagatgacGAAGATATCGCAGAAAGTGATGTTTCAGATGAAGTTTTCAGTGATTAA